The proteins below come from a single Burkholderia sp. FERM BP-3421 genomic window:
- the rpoH gene encoding RNA polymerase sigma factor RpoH: MSNALTLPNTLSPASATAASAGSLTLASQSLLPGQLGNIDAYIQAVNRIPLLSAEEERRYATEFRDQSNLDSARRLVLSHLRLVVSIARNYLGYGLPHGDLIQEGNIGLMKAVKRFDPEQNVRLVSYAIHWIKAEIHEYILRNWRMVKVATTKAQRKLFFNLRSHKKGMQAFTPEEIDGLAQELNVKREEVVEMETRLSGGDIALEGQVEDGEESYAPIAYLADSHSEPTAVLAARQRDTLQTDGIAQALDALDARSRRIIEARWLNVDDDGSGGSTLHDLAAEFGVSAERIRQIEASAMKKMRTALAEYA; the protein is encoded by the coding sequence GTGAGCAACGCACTGACCCTTCCGAACACCCTGAGCCCGGCGTCGGCTACGGCCGCTTCGGCAGGCTCATTGACGCTCGCTTCGCAGTCGCTGCTGCCCGGCCAGCTCGGCAACATCGACGCCTACATCCAGGCGGTCAACCGGATCCCGCTCCTGAGCGCGGAAGAGGAACGCCGGTACGCCACCGAGTTCCGCGACCAGAGCAACCTCGATTCCGCGCGCCGGCTGGTGCTGTCGCACCTGCGCCTCGTGGTGTCGATCGCGCGCAACTACCTCGGCTACGGGCTGCCGCACGGCGACCTGATCCAGGAAGGCAACATCGGCCTGATGAAGGCGGTCAAGCGCTTCGATCCGGAGCAGAACGTGCGCCTCGTGTCGTACGCGATCCATTGGATCAAGGCCGAGATCCACGAATACATCCTGCGCAACTGGCGGATGGTGAAGGTGGCCACCACCAAGGCGCAGCGCAAGCTGTTCTTCAACCTGCGCAGCCACAAGAAAGGCATGCAGGCGTTCACGCCGGAAGAGATCGACGGTCTCGCCCAGGAGCTGAACGTGAAGCGCGAGGAAGTGGTCGAGATGGAGACCCGCCTCTCGGGCGGCGACATCGCGCTCGAAGGCCAGGTCGAGGACGGCGAGGAATCCTACGCGCCGATCGCCTATCTGGCCGATTCGCACAGCGAGCCCACCGCCGTGCTCGCCGCGCGCCAGCGCGACACGCTGCAAACCGACGGCATCGCGCAGGCGCTCGACGCGCTCGACGCGCGTAGCCGCCGCATCATCGAGGCCCGCTGGCTGAACGTCGACGACGACGGCTCGGGCGGCTCGACGCTGCACGACCTCGCCGCCGAGTTCGGCGTCTCGGCCGAGCGGATCCGCCAGATCGAGGCCAGCGCGATGAAGAAGATGCGCACCGCCCTGGCCGAATACGCGTAA
- the cydP gene encoding cytochrome oxidase putative small subunit CydP, producing MILINKKAAPRAGPSGWRTRMAAWARGPTLARDIAIVLAIKLVLLMALKYAFFNHPQARHMSLPPAAVAEQLLSVPASDSSQGDHHDK from the coding sequence GTGATACTCATCAACAAGAAAGCCGCGCCGCGCGCGGGCCCGTCGGGGTGGCGGACGCGCATGGCGGCCTGGGCCCGGGGCCCCACCCTCGCCCGTGACATCGCGATCGTGCTCGCCATCAAGCTGGTCTTGCTGATGGCGCTCAAGTACGCGTTTTTCAATCACCCGCAGGCGCGGCACATGTCGTTGCCCCCTGCCGCCGTCGCCGAGCAGCTGCTCTCGGTTCCGGCCTCCGATTCCTCTCAGGGAGACCACCATGATAAGTAG
- a CDS encoding cytochrome ubiquinol oxidase subunit I: MISSEVVDLSRLQFGITALYHFLFVPLTLGLSWVLVIMEAVYVMTGKQVYKDMTQFWGKLFGINFAMGVTTGITLEFQFGTNWSYYSHYVGDIFGVPLAVEGLMAFFLESTFVGLFFFGWNRLSKVKHLLVTFLVALGSNLSALWILVANGWMNNPVGAEFNYQTMRMELTSLFDVLFNPVAQVKFVHTVSAGYVTAAMFVLGVSSWYLLKKRDTDFALRSFAVAAGFGLASTLCVIVLGDESGYTTGEVQKVKLAAIESEWETTPAPAAFTIIGLPNQQEERTDYAIKIPYALGLIATRSIDEPVIGLKDLIKRSEDHIQSGMIAYGALQKIKEGDAGAETHALFDQHKAYLGYGLMLKQFTANVTDATPEQIKAAAKKTIPPVAPVFFSFRIMVFLGILFLATFIAAFWFCARRELLQENRRWFLRWAVWAIPLPWLAVEFGWVVAELGRQPWTIAGILPTHLSASSLTPSDLYLSLAGFIAFYTALFVIEIKLMFKYARLGPSSLHTGRYYHEQKAIADATV; the protein is encoded by the coding sequence ATGATAAGTAGCGAAGTCGTCGATCTGTCGCGTCTGCAGTTCGGCATCACGGCGCTCTACCACTTCCTGTTCGTTCCGCTGACGCTCGGCCTGTCCTGGGTCCTCGTCATCATGGAAGCCGTCTACGTGATGACCGGCAAACAGGTCTACAAGGACATGACCCAGTTCTGGGGCAAGCTGTTCGGGATCAACTTCGCGATGGGCGTGACCACCGGGATCACGCTCGAATTCCAGTTCGGCACGAACTGGTCCTACTACTCGCACTATGTCGGCGACATCTTCGGCGTGCCGCTCGCCGTCGAAGGGCTGATGGCGTTCTTCCTCGAATCGACCTTCGTCGGCCTGTTCTTCTTCGGCTGGAACCGCCTCTCCAAGGTCAAGCATCTGCTCGTCACCTTCCTCGTCGCGCTGGGCTCGAACCTGTCCGCGCTGTGGATCCTGGTCGCGAACGGCTGGATGAACAATCCGGTCGGCGCGGAATTCAACTACCAGACCATGCGGATGGAGCTGACGAGCCTGTTCGACGTGCTGTTCAACCCGGTCGCGCAGGTCAAGTTCGTGCACACCGTGTCGGCGGGCTACGTCACGGCCGCGATGTTCGTGCTCGGCGTGTCGTCGTGGTATCTGCTCAAGAAGCGCGACACCGATTTCGCGCTGCGCTCGTTCGCGGTCGCGGCGGGTTTCGGCCTCGCCTCGACGCTGTGCGTGATCGTGCTCGGCGACGAATCGGGCTACACCACGGGCGAAGTGCAGAAGGTCAAGCTCGCGGCGATCGAATCGGAATGGGAAACCACGCCGGCGCCCGCGGCCTTCACGATCATCGGCCTGCCGAACCAGCAGGAAGAACGCACCGACTACGCGATCAAGATCCCGTACGCACTCGGCCTGATCGCGACGCGTTCGATCGATGAGCCGGTGATCGGCCTCAAGGACCTGATCAAGCGCAGCGAAGACCACATCCAGAGCGGCATGATCGCGTACGGCGCGCTGCAGAAGATCAAGGAAGGCGACGCCGGCGCCGAGACCCATGCGCTGTTCGACCAGCACAAGGCCTATCTCGGCTACGGGCTGATGCTCAAGCAGTTCACCGCGAACGTCACCGACGCGACGCCCGAGCAGATCAAGGCGGCCGCGAAGAAGACCATCCCGCCCGTGGCGCCCGTGTTCTTCTCGTTCCGCATCATGGTGTTCCTCGGCATCCTGTTCCTCGCGACCTTCATCGCGGCGTTCTGGTTCTGCGCGCGGCGCGAGCTGCTGCAGGAAAACCGCCGCTGGTTCCTGCGCTGGGCCGTGTGGGCGATCCCGCTGCCGTGGCTCGCCGTCGAATTCGGCTGGGTGGTCGCGGAACTGGGCCGTCAGCCGTGGACGATCGCCGGCATCCTGCCGACCCATCTGTCCGCGTCGAGCCTCACGCCGTCCGATCTGTATCTGAGCCTCGCCGGATTCATCGCGTTCTACACGGCGCTGTTCGTCATCGAGATCAAGCTGATGTTCAAGTACGCGCGACTCGGCCCGTCCTCGCTGCACACCGGCCGTTACTACCACGAGCAAAAGGCGATCGCCGATGCGACCGTCTGA
- the cydB gene encoding cytochrome d ubiquinol oxidase subunit II produces the protein MDYATLKVIWWLLVGVLLIGFAVTDGFDMGATALLPFLGKTDEERRIIVNTVGATWEGNQVWLITAGGAMFAAWPLVYAASFSGFYFAMLLVLFALFFRPVGFDYRNKRPDPRWRAGWDWGLFAGGFVPSLVFGVAFGNLLQGVPFSFDTDLRVTYHGGFWALLNPFALLCGLVSLSMLVAHGAAFIKMKTDGVVARRASIALRVASLVAVVLFVLAGVLIASFIGGYHITQAAPTDSVANPLLKQVAAGSGLWLANYVDYPWMIAAPVVGIAGGLLAMLLAGSKLEKTAFVCTGLMVTGVILTAGFSMFPFIMPSSLDPRSSLTVWDSTSSKLTLEVMLGAVIVFLPLILLYTTWVYRVMRGKITPQLLEENKHTMY, from the coding sequence ATGGACTACGCAACCCTCAAAGTGATCTGGTGGCTGCTCGTCGGCGTGCTGCTGATCGGCTTCGCCGTCACCGACGGCTTCGACATGGGCGCAACCGCGCTGCTGCCGTTCCTCGGCAAGACCGACGAGGAGCGCCGCATCATCGTCAACACCGTCGGCGCGACCTGGGAAGGCAACCAGGTCTGGCTCATCACCGCCGGCGGCGCGATGTTCGCGGCCTGGCCGCTCGTCTACGCGGCCTCGTTCTCGGGCTTCTACTTCGCGATGCTGCTCGTGCTGTTCGCGCTGTTCTTCCGGCCGGTCGGCTTCGACTACCGCAACAAGCGCCCCGACCCGCGCTGGCGCGCCGGCTGGGACTGGGGCCTGTTCGCGGGCGGCTTCGTGCCGTCGCTGGTGTTCGGCGTCGCGTTCGGCAACCTGCTGCAAGGCGTGCCGTTCTCGTTCGACACCGACCTGCGCGTCACCTACCACGGCGGCTTCTGGGCGCTCCTGAACCCGTTCGCGCTGCTGTGCGGGCTCGTCAGCCTGTCGATGCTCGTCGCGCACGGCGCGGCCTTCATCAAGATGAAGACCGACGGCGTGGTCGCCCGGCGCGCCTCGATCGCACTGCGCGTCGCCTCGCTCGTCGCGGTCGTGCTGTTCGTGCTGGCCGGCGTGCTGATCGCCTCGTTCATCGGCGGCTATCACATCACCCAGGCCGCGCCCACCGACTCGGTCGCGAACCCGCTGCTCAAGCAGGTGGCCGCCGGCTCGGGCCTGTGGCTCGCGAACTACGTCGACTACCCGTGGATGATCGCGGCGCCCGTGGTCGGCATCGCAGGCGGCCTGCTCGCCATGCTGCTCGCCGGCTCGAAGCTCGAAAAGACCGCGTTCGTCTGCACCGGCCTGATGGTGACCGGCGTGATCCTGACCGCGGGCTTCTCGATGTTCCCGTTCATCATGCCGTCCTCGCTCGACCCCCGCAGCAGCCTGACCGTGTGGGATTCGACCTCGAGCAAGCTGACGCTCGAAGTAATGCTCGGCGCCGTGATCGTATTCCTGCCGCTGATCCTGCTGTACACCACCTGGGTGTATCGCGTGATGCGCGGCAAGATCACCCCGCAGTTGCTCGAGGAAAACAAGCACACGATGTACTGA
- the cydX gene encoding cytochrome bd-I oxidase subunit CydX, which yields MWYFSWVLGIGVALAFGIVNAMWLEARQKDGPPKAKPAQH from the coding sequence ATGTGGTATTTCAGCTGGGTTCTCGGCATCGGCGTCGCGCTCGCGTTCGGCATCGTCAACGCGATGTGGCTCGAAGCCCGCCAGAAGGACGGGCCGCCCAAGGCCAAGCCCGCGCAGCACTGA
- a CDS encoding family 20 glycosylhydrolase has translation MNRMHAVAAGLVASLAFACAVAHAQAAPAAAPQAGAPAASAAGRPPVNPLALAAALSNNLALRVAVDNNNAAAAGVPCANLGADWAGCATGRLILVNRGQTRIDGAGWKLYLHSIRRLLRIDHPGFALRHLTGDLYELTPRAGAVQFAPGARIEVPFVAEYWLRRYSDVLPRPYVVVAGAPPAVLRYDDTDDETRYVESLPADAQSNSTGNAPPAVAQPVAARALPAVLRQQLGDATLDVRGVDLALPDLSWAHLAALRERAGTLGLYGGGVTVRGRIAPRRLPADIAVPGGYRLTIGRQGVTIEGYDAAGLYYGVQTLFSLTPAGGGAIPSMVVEDAPRFPHRGMHVDLARNFKHPATLRRLIDQMSAYKLNRLHLHLSDDEGWRIEIPGLPELTAIGGRRCHDPSESVCLLPQLGSGPDNRSGGGYLRRDEYIALLRYAADRFVDVIPEIDMPAHARAAVMSMEARYRRLHAQGREQEANAYRLLDPQDTSNTLSVQFYDRHSYLNPCAPGALAFATKVIREIAAMHADAQAPLPIWHFGGDEAKNILLGAGFQPLNGTDPGKGRVDLAAQDKPWARSPMCTALLQRGEIKSTDELPTRFAQQVSTVVNANGIGTMAAWQDGLKHANGPQDFGTRSVMVTLWDTLFWGAADSARDWSAKGYRTVLALPDYLYFDFPYTTNPRERGYYWGSHATDEYKVFSFAPENLPQNAEVMADRDGNPFEVTGTGAAPKLEGMQGQAWGEVMRNDQLLEYMVYPRLLALAERAWHRAGWERPYQAGVRYKLGDTHLVDKNALQNDWAGFATVLKQRELPKLQRAGIGYRQPTFELADH, from the coding sequence ATGAACCGAATGCACGCTGTCGCTGCAGGGCTCGTTGCGTCCCTCGCATTCGCATGCGCTGTTGCGCATGCCCAAGCCGCACCGGCCGCCGCGCCGCAAGCGGGCGCGCCCGCCGCGTCCGCGGCCGGCCGGCCGCCCGTCAATCCGCTCGCACTCGCCGCCGCGCTGTCCAACAACCTCGCACTGCGCGTCGCGGTCGACAACAACAACGCCGCGGCCGCGGGCGTACCCTGCGCCAATCTCGGGGCCGACTGGGCCGGTTGCGCGACCGGCCGCCTGATCCTCGTCAACCGCGGCCAGACCCGGATCGACGGCGCCGGCTGGAAACTCTATCTGCACAGCATCCGCCGCCTGCTGCGCATCGACCATCCCGGCTTCGCGCTGCGCCACCTGACCGGCGACCTGTACGAGCTGACGCCGCGCGCGGGCGCGGTGCAGTTCGCGCCGGGCGCGCGCATCGAGGTGCCATTCGTCGCCGAATACTGGCTGCGCCGCTACAGCGACGTGCTGCCGCGGCCGTACGTCGTGGTCGCGGGCGCGCCGCCCGCCGTGCTGCGCTACGACGACACCGACGACGAAACCCGCTACGTCGAATCGCTGCCCGCCGACGCGCAAAGCAATTCGACCGGCAACGCACCGCCCGCGGTCGCGCAGCCCGTGGCGGCGCGCGCGCTGCCCGCGGTGCTGCGGCAGCAACTCGGCGACGCGACGCTCGACGTGCGCGGCGTCGATCTCGCGCTGCCCGACCTGTCCTGGGCGCACCTCGCCGCGCTGCGCGAGCGCGCGGGCACGCTCGGCCTCTACGGCGGCGGCGTCACGGTGCGCGGGCGCATCGCGCCGCGCCGCCTGCCCGCCGACATCGCGGTGCCCGGCGGCTACCGCCTGACGATCGGCCGCCAGGGCGTGACCATCGAGGGCTACGACGCGGCCGGGCTCTATTACGGCGTGCAGACGCTGTTCTCGCTGACGCCCGCGGGCGGCGGCGCGATCCCGTCGATGGTGGTCGAGGATGCGCCGCGCTTCCCGCACCGCGGCATGCATGTCGATCTCGCGCGCAACTTCAAGCACCCCGCGACGCTGCGCCGCCTGATCGACCAGATGAGCGCGTACAAGCTCAACCGGCTGCACCTGCACCTGTCCGACGACGAAGGCTGGCGCATCGAGATCCCGGGGCTGCCGGAGCTCACCGCGATCGGTGGACGCCGCTGCCACGACCCGAGCGAATCGGTGTGCCTGCTGCCGCAGCTCGGCTCCGGTCCCGACAACCGTTCGGGCGGCGGCTATCTGCGTCGCGACGAGTACATCGCGCTGCTGCGCTACGCGGCCGACCGCTTCGTCGACGTGATCCCGGAAATCGACATGCCCGCGCATGCGCGCGCGGCGGTGATGTCGATGGAGGCGCGCTACCGGCGGCTGCATGCGCAGGGACGCGAGCAGGAAGCGAATGCGTACCGGCTGCTCGATCCGCAGGACACGTCGAACACGCTGTCGGTGCAGTTCTACGATCGCCACAGCTATCTGAACCCGTGTGCGCCGGGCGCGCTCGCGTTCGCGACGAAGGTGATCCGCGAGATCGCGGCGATGCATGCGGACGCGCAGGCGCCGCTGCCGATCTGGCATTTCGGCGGCGACGAGGCGAAGAACATCCTGCTCGGCGCGGGCTTCCAGCCGCTCAACGGCACCGATCCGGGCAAGGGTCGCGTCGACCTCGCCGCGCAGGACAAGCCGTGGGCGCGCTCGCCGATGTGCACCGCGCTGCTGCAGCGGGGCGAGATCAAGTCGACCGACGAGTTGCCGACGCGCTTCGCGCAGCAGGTGAGCACGGTGGTCAACGCGAACGGCATCGGCACGATGGCCGCGTGGCAGGACGGGCTCAAGCACGCGAACGGGCCGCAGGACTTCGGCACGCGCAGCGTGATGGTGACGCTGTGGGACACGCTGTTCTGGGGCGCGGCCGACAGCGCGCGGGACTGGAGCGCGAAGGGCTATCGCACGGTGCTCGCGCTGCCCGACTACCTGTACTTCGACTTCCCGTACACGACCAATCCGCGTGAGCGCGGGTATTACTGGGGTTCGCACGCGACCGACGAGTACAAGGTGTTCTCGTTCGCGCCCGAGAACCTGCCGCAGAACGCCGAGGTGATGGCGGACCGCGACGGCAATCCGTTCGAAGTCACGGGCACGGGAGCCGCGCCGAAACTGGAAGGGATGCAAGGGCAGGCGTGGGGCGAGGTGATGCGCAACGACCAGTTGCTCGAATACATGGTGTATCCGCGCCTGCTCGCGCTCGCGGAACGCGCCTGGCACCGGGCGGGTTGGGAACGGCCGTATCAGGCGGGCGTGCGCTACAAGCTCGGCGATACGCATCTCGTCGACAAGAACGCCCTGCAGAACGACTGGGCCGGCTTCGCGACGGTGCTCAAGCAACGCGAGCTGCCGAAGCTGCAACGGGCGGGGATCGGGTATCGGCAGCCGACGTTCGAGTTGGCTGATCACTGA